From Cyclopterus lumpus isolate fCycLum1 chromosome 2, fCycLum1.pri, whole genome shotgun sequence, a single genomic window includes:
- the LOC117742470 gene encoding ATP-dependent RNA helicase DDX3X-like isoform X4, with protein MSHVAVENVHGLEQQLAVLDLSAADGQGGGANPGNAFAAARQGGYTIAPAANYGWDGGRNNFVNGYHDNRMAGGNTFNRGPPRMERGRGGVGGGYRGNRGGVFNPINPAQPMVFGGYENKDAGGWNTAKETYGSFPNNRGKSAFFNDRGNANRGRFEHGGFGGGGGGGGGGGGGGGGGGGGGNSRWVEESREEGDWSKPTPRNERLENELFAGSNTGINFEKYDDIPVEATGQNCPHHIDSFQDVDMGEIVMGNIALSRYTRPTPVQKYAIPIVKSKRDLMACAQTGSGKTAAFLLPILSQIYNDGPGEALNAAKASGQDNGKYGRRKHFPISLVLAPTRELALQIYDEARKFSYRSRVRPCVVYGGADIGQQIRDLERGCHLLVATPGRLVDMMERGKIGLDFCNYLVLDEADRMLDMGFEPQIRRIVEQDTMPHKGIRQTMMFSATFPKEIQILARDFLEEYIFLAVGRVGSTSENITQKVVWVEESDKRSFLLDLLSATGKDSLTLVFVETKKGADALEDFLYREGYACTSIHGDRSQRDREEALSQFRSGKCPILVATAVAARGLDISNVKHVINFDLPSDIEEYVHRIGRTGRVGNLGLATSFFNDKNGNITKDLLDILVEAKQEVPSWLESLAYEHQHKSSNRGRSKRFSGGFGARDYRQTAAGGTAGGFGGRGGRNQAAHGGTRGFGGGGFGNFYTTDAYGGNYAHSQVDWWGN; from the exons ATGAGTCATGTGGCCGTCGAAAATGTCCACGGTCTAGAGCAGCAG CTCGCTGTCCTAGACTTGAGTGCGGCAGATGGACAAGGTGGAGGCGCTAACC CAGGAAATGCCTTCGCTGCCGCTCGACAGGGTGGCTATACCATAGCGCCCGCAGCCAACT ATGGTTGGGACGGGGGGCGCAACAACTTTGTTAATGGCTACCATGACAACCGCATGGCTGGCGGCAACACGTTTAACCGTGGCCCGCCTCGCATGGAGCGGGGCAGAGGTGGCGTCGGAGGGGGTTACCGAGGCAACAGGGGCGGTGTCTTCAACCCCATCAACCCAGCACAGCCAATGGTTTTTGGTGGCTACGAAAATAAAG ATGCCGGCGGCTGGAACACAGCGAAAGAAACCTACGGCAGTTTTCCGAACAACCGTGGCAAGTCTGCATTCTTCAACGACAGAGGCAATGCTAACAGAGGGAG GTTTGAGCATGGTGGATtcggtggtggtggaggaggaggaggtggcggtggtggaggtggaggaggaggaggtggcggcgGAAACAGCCGCTGGGTGGAAGAgtccagagaggagggagactgGTCTAAACCAACACCACGTAACGAACGCCTTGAAAA TGAATTGTTCGCCGGCAGCAACACTGGGATTAACTTTGAGAAATACGATGACATTCCCGTTGAGGCCACAGGACAGAACTGCCCTCACCACATCGACAGT TTCCAAGATGTGGACATGGGAGAGATTGTCATGGGTAACATTGCCCTGAGTCGCTACACCAGACCGACCCCTGTCCAGAAATATGCCATTCCTATTGTCAAGTCCAAGCGAGACCTCATGGCATGCGCACAGACGG GTTCTGGGAAGACTGCAGCGTTCCTGCTGCCGATTCTCAGCCAGATTTACAATGATGGACCAGGAGAAGCTCTCAACGCGGCCAAAGCATCTGGACAG GACAATGGAAAGTATGGGCGCCGTAAGCACTTCCCCATCTCACTGGTGTTGGCTCCAACCAGAGAACTGGCACTGCAGATATACGATGAGGCCAGGAAG TTTTCCTACCGCTCCAGAGTGCGTCCCTGTGTGGTGTACGGAGGAGCCGACATCGGCCAGCAGATAAGAGATCTGGAGAGAGGGTGCCACCTGCTGGTCGCCACACCTGGAAGACtggtggacatgatggagaggggAAAGATTGGACTGGACTTCTGCAA CTACCTGGTCCTGGACGAGGCCGATCGCATGTTGGACATGGGATTCGAACCACAGATAAGACGCATCGTTGAACAGGACACCATGCCGCACAAGGGCATCCGACAAACCATGATGTTCAGCGCAACCTTTCCTAAAGAGATCCAG ATCCTAGCCAGGGATTTCCTGGAGGAGTACATCTTCCTGGCGGTGGGCAGAGTGGGTTCCACCTCAGAGAACATCACTCAGAAAGTGGTGTGGGTGGAGGAGAGCGACAAGAGGTCCTTCCTGTTGGACCTGCTCAGTGCCACAG GTAAGGACTCGTTGACTCTGGTATTCGTGGAGACCAAGAAGGGCGCCGACGCCTtggaggacttcctgtatcgGGAGGGCTACGCCTGCACCAGTATCCACGGCGACCGCTCCCAGAGGGACCGAGAGGAGGCCCTGAGCCAGTTCAGATCAGGGAAATGCCCCATTCTGGTGGCCACGGCG GTAGCGGCTCGCGGTCTGGACATCTCCAATGTGAAGCATGTGATTAACTTCGACCTGCCCAGCGACATAGAGGAGTATGTCCACCGTATCGGACGTACAGGACGAGTCGGAAACCTGG GACTGGCCACATCGTTCTTCAACGATAAAAATGGGAACATCACTAAAGACCTGCTGGACATCCTGGTAGAGGCCAAACAGGAAGTTCCCTCATGGCTTGAGAGCCTGGCCTATGAACACCAGCATAAGAGCAGCAACCGAGGACGCTCCAAGAG GTTCTCCGGTGGTTTTGGAGCGCGTGATTATCGTCAGACGGCCGCCGGCGGCACCGCCGGAGGGTTTGGAGGACGCGGAGGTCGCAACCAGGCAGCACATGGAGGGACCCGCGGGTTCGGAGGAG GTGGTTTCGGTAACTTCTACACCACCGACGCCTACGGAGGAAACTACGCACACTCTCAAGTTGACTGGTGGGGCAACTAg
- the LOC117742470 gene encoding ATP-dependent RNA helicase DDX3X-like isoform X5, which yields MSHVAVENVHGLEQQLAVLDLSAADGQGGGANRNAFAAARQGGYTIAPAANYGWDGGRNNFVNGYHDNRMAGGNTFNRGPPRMERGRGGVGGGYRGNRGGVFNPINPAQPMVFGGYENKDAGGWNTAKETYGSFPNNRGKSAFFNDRGNANRGRFEHGGFGGGGGGGGGGGGGGGGGGGGGNSRWVEESREEGDWSKPTPRNERLENELFAGSNTGINFEKYDDIPVEATGQNCPHHIDSFQDVDMGEIVMGNIALSRYTRPTPVQKYAIPIVKSKRDLMACAQTGSGKTAAFLLPILSQIYNDGPGEALNAAKASGQDNGKYGRRKHFPISLVLAPTRELALQIYDEARKFSYRSRVRPCVVYGGADIGQQIRDLERGCHLLVATPGRLVDMMERGKIGLDFCNYLVLDEADRMLDMGFEPQIRRIVEQDTMPHKGIRQTMMFSATFPKEIQILARDFLEEYIFLAVGRVGSTSENITQKVVWVEESDKRSFLLDLLSATGKDSLTLVFVETKKGADALEDFLYREGYACTSIHGDRSQRDREEALSQFRSGKCPILVATAVAARGLDISNVKHVINFDLPSDIEEYVHRIGRTGRVGNLGLATSFFNDKNGNITKDLLDILVEAKQEVPSWLESLAYEHQHKSSNRGRSKRFSGGFGARDYRQTAAGGTAGGFGGRGGRNQAAHGGTRGFGGGGFGNFYTTDAYGGNYAHSQVDWWGN from the exons ATGAGTCATGTGGCCGTCGAAAATGTCCACGGTCTAGAGCAGCAG CTCGCTGTCCTAGACTTGAGTGCGGCAGATGGACAAGGTGGAGGCGCTAACC GAAATGCCTTCGCTGCCGCTCGACAGGGTGGCTATACCATAGCGCCCGCAGCCAACT ATGGTTGGGACGGGGGGCGCAACAACTTTGTTAATGGCTACCATGACAACCGCATGGCTGGCGGCAACACGTTTAACCGTGGCCCGCCTCGCATGGAGCGGGGCAGAGGTGGCGTCGGAGGGGGTTACCGAGGCAACAGGGGCGGTGTCTTCAACCCCATCAACCCAGCACAGCCAATGGTTTTTGGTGGCTACGAAAATAAAG ATGCCGGCGGCTGGAACACAGCGAAAGAAACCTACGGCAGTTTTCCGAACAACCGTGGCAAGTCTGCATTCTTCAACGACAGAGGCAATGCTAACAGAGGGAG GTTTGAGCATGGTGGATtcggtggtggtggaggaggaggaggtggcggtggtggaggtggaggaggaggaggtggcggcgGAAACAGCCGCTGGGTGGAAGAgtccagagaggagggagactgGTCTAAACCAACACCACGTAACGAACGCCTTGAAAA TGAATTGTTCGCCGGCAGCAACACTGGGATTAACTTTGAGAAATACGATGACATTCCCGTTGAGGCCACAGGACAGAACTGCCCTCACCACATCGACAGT TTCCAAGATGTGGACATGGGAGAGATTGTCATGGGTAACATTGCCCTGAGTCGCTACACCAGACCGACCCCTGTCCAGAAATATGCCATTCCTATTGTCAAGTCCAAGCGAGACCTCATGGCATGCGCACAGACGG GTTCTGGGAAGACTGCAGCGTTCCTGCTGCCGATTCTCAGCCAGATTTACAATGATGGACCAGGAGAAGCTCTCAACGCGGCCAAAGCATCTGGACAG GACAATGGAAAGTATGGGCGCCGTAAGCACTTCCCCATCTCACTGGTGTTGGCTCCAACCAGAGAACTGGCACTGCAGATATACGATGAGGCCAGGAAG TTTTCCTACCGCTCCAGAGTGCGTCCCTGTGTGGTGTACGGAGGAGCCGACATCGGCCAGCAGATAAGAGATCTGGAGAGAGGGTGCCACCTGCTGGTCGCCACACCTGGAAGACtggtggacatgatggagaggggAAAGATTGGACTGGACTTCTGCAA CTACCTGGTCCTGGACGAGGCCGATCGCATGTTGGACATGGGATTCGAACCACAGATAAGACGCATCGTTGAACAGGACACCATGCCGCACAAGGGCATCCGACAAACCATGATGTTCAGCGCAACCTTTCCTAAAGAGATCCAG ATCCTAGCCAGGGATTTCCTGGAGGAGTACATCTTCCTGGCGGTGGGCAGAGTGGGTTCCACCTCAGAGAACATCACTCAGAAAGTGGTGTGGGTGGAGGAGAGCGACAAGAGGTCCTTCCTGTTGGACCTGCTCAGTGCCACAG GTAAGGACTCGTTGACTCTGGTATTCGTGGAGACCAAGAAGGGCGCCGACGCCTtggaggacttcctgtatcgGGAGGGCTACGCCTGCACCAGTATCCACGGCGACCGCTCCCAGAGGGACCGAGAGGAGGCCCTGAGCCAGTTCAGATCAGGGAAATGCCCCATTCTGGTGGCCACGGCG GTAGCGGCTCGCGGTCTGGACATCTCCAATGTGAAGCATGTGATTAACTTCGACCTGCCCAGCGACATAGAGGAGTATGTCCACCGTATCGGACGTACAGGACGAGTCGGAAACCTGG GACTGGCCACATCGTTCTTCAACGATAAAAATGGGAACATCACTAAAGACCTGCTGGACATCCTGGTAGAGGCCAAACAGGAAGTTCCCTCATGGCTTGAGAGCCTGGCCTATGAACACCAGCATAAGAGCAGCAACCGAGGACGCTCCAAGAG GTTCTCCGGTGGTTTTGGAGCGCGTGATTATCGTCAGACGGCCGCCGGCGGCACCGCCGGAGGGTTTGGAGGACGCGGAGGTCGCAACCAGGCAGCACATGGAGGGACCCGCGGGTTCGGAGGAG GTGGTTTCGGTAACTTCTACACCACCGACGCCTACGGAGGAAACTACGCACACTCTCAAGTTGACTGGTGGGGCAACTAg
- the LOC117742470 gene encoding ATP-dependent RNA helicase DDX3X-like isoform X1 — MSHVAVENVHGLEQQLAVLDLSAADGQGGGANPGNAFAAARQGGYTIAPAANYGWDGGRNNFVNGYHDNRMAGGNTFNRGPPRMERGRGGVGGGYRGNRGGVFNPINPAQPMVFGGYENKDAGGWNTAKETYGSFPNNRGKSAFFNDRGNANRGRFEHGGFGGGGGGGGGGGGGGGGGGGGGNSRWVEESREEGDWSKPTPRNERLENELFAGSNTGINFEKYDDIPVEATGQNCPHHIDSFQDVDMGEIVMGNIALSRYTRPTPVQKYAIPIVKSKRDLMACAQTGSGKTAAFLLPILSQIYNDGPGEALNAAKASGQDNGKYGRRKHFPISLVLAPTRELALQIYDEARKFSYRSRVRPCVVYGGADIGQQIRDLERGCHLLVATPGRLVDMMERGKIGLDFCNYLVLDEADRMLDMGFEPQIRRIVEQDTMPHKGIRQTMMFSATFPKEIQILARDFLEEYIFLAVGRVGSTSENITQKVVWVEESDKRSFLLDLLSATVIPSEVQDNTGDNIEKPGKDSLTLVFVETKKGADALEDFLYREGYACTSIHGDRSQRDREEALSQFRSGKCPILVATAVAARGLDISNVKHVINFDLPSDIEEYVHRIGRTGRVGNLGLATSFFNDKNGNITKDLLDILVEAKQEVPSWLESLAYEHQHKSSNRGRSKRFSGGFGARDYRQTAAGGTAGGFGGRGGRNQAAHGGTRGFGGGGFGNFYTTDAYGGNYAHSQVDWRQCVTAHVSELLANQKWGKMT; from the exons ATGAGTCATGTGGCCGTCGAAAATGTCCACGGTCTAGAGCAGCAG CTCGCTGTCCTAGACTTGAGTGCGGCAGATGGACAAGGTGGAGGCGCTAACC CAGGAAATGCCTTCGCTGCCGCTCGACAGGGTGGCTATACCATAGCGCCCGCAGCCAACT ATGGTTGGGACGGGGGGCGCAACAACTTTGTTAATGGCTACCATGACAACCGCATGGCTGGCGGCAACACGTTTAACCGTGGCCCGCCTCGCATGGAGCGGGGCAGAGGTGGCGTCGGAGGGGGTTACCGAGGCAACAGGGGCGGTGTCTTCAACCCCATCAACCCAGCACAGCCAATGGTTTTTGGTGGCTACGAAAATAAAG ATGCCGGCGGCTGGAACACAGCGAAAGAAACCTACGGCAGTTTTCCGAACAACCGTGGCAAGTCTGCATTCTTCAACGACAGAGGCAATGCTAACAGAGGGAG GTTTGAGCATGGTGGATtcggtggtggtggaggaggaggaggtggcggtggtggaggtggaggaggaggaggtggcggcgGAAACAGCCGCTGGGTGGAAGAgtccagagaggagggagactgGTCTAAACCAACACCACGTAACGAACGCCTTGAAAA TGAATTGTTCGCCGGCAGCAACACTGGGATTAACTTTGAGAAATACGATGACATTCCCGTTGAGGCCACAGGACAGAACTGCCCTCACCACATCGACAGT TTCCAAGATGTGGACATGGGAGAGATTGTCATGGGTAACATTGCCCTGAGTCGCTACACCAGACCGACCCCTGTCCAGAAATATGCCATTCCTATTGTCAAGTCCAAGCGAGACCTCATGGCATGCGCACAGACGG GTTCTGGGAAGACTGCAGCGTTCCTGCTGCCGATTCTCAGCCAGATTTACAATGATGGACCAGGAGAAGCTCTCAACGCGGCCAAAGCATCTGGACAG GACAATGGAAAGTATGGGCGCCGTAAGCACTTCCCCATCTCACTGGTGTTGGCTCCAACCAGAGAACTGGCACTGCAGATATACGATGAGGCCAGGAAG TTTTCCTACCGCTCCAGAGTGCGTCCCTGTGTGGTGTACGGAGGAGCCGACATCGGCCAGCAGATAAGAGATCTGGAGAGAGGGTGCCACCTGCTGGTCGCCACACCTGGAAGACtggtggacatgatggagaggggAAAGATTGGACTGGACTTCTGCAA CTACCTGGTCCTGGACGAGGCCGATCGCATGTTGGACATGGGATTCGAACCACAGATAAGACGCATCGTTGAACAGGACACCATGCCGCACAAGGGCATCCGACAAACCATGATGTTCAGCGCAACCTTTCCTAAAGAGATCCAG ATCCTAGCCAGGGATTTCCTGGAGGAGTACATCTTCCTGGCGGTGGGCAGAGTGGGTTCCACCTCAGAGAACATCACTCAGAAAGTGGTGTGGGTGGAGGAGAGCGACAAGAGGTCCTTCCTGTTGGACCTGCTCAGTGCCACAG TCATCCCCAGCGAGGTACAGGACAATACTGGAGACAACATAGAGAAACCTG GTAAGGACTCGTTGACTCTGGTATTCGTGGAGACCAAGAAGGGCGCCGACGCCTtggaggacttcctgtatcgGGAGGGCTACGCCTGCACCAGTATCCACGGCGACCGCTCCCAGAGGGACCGAGAGGAGGCCCTGAGCCAGTTCAGATCAGGGAAATGCCCCATTCTGGTGGCCACGGCG GTAGCGGCTCGCGGTCTGGACATCTCCAATGTGAAGCATGTGATTAACTTCGACCTGCCCAGCGACATAGAGGAGTATGTCCACCGTATCGGACGTACAGGACGAGTCGGAAACCTGG GACTGGCCACATCGTTCTTCAACGATAAAAATGGGAACATCACTAAAGACCTGCTGGACATCCTGGTAGAGGCCAAACAGGAAGTTCCCTCATGGCTTGAGAGCCTGGCCTATGAACACCAGCATAAGAGCAGCAACCGAGGACGCTCCAAGAG GTTCTCCGGTGGTTTTGGAGCGCGTGATTATCGTCAGACGGCCGCCGGCGGCACCGCCGGAGGGTTTGGAGGACGCGGAGGTCGCAACCAGGCAGCACATGGAGGGACCCGCGGGTTCGGAGGAG GTGGTTTCGGTAACTTCTACACCACCGACGCCTACGGAGGAAACTACGCACACTCTCAAGTTGACTG
- the LOC117742470 gene encoding ATP-dependent RNA helicase DDX3X-like isoform X3, which produces MSHVAVENVHGLEQQLAVLDLSAADGQGGGANPGNAFAAARQGGYTIAPAANYGWDGGRNNFVNGYHDNRMAGGNTFNRGPPRMERGRGGVGGGYRGNRGGVFNPINPAQPMVFGGYENKDAGGWNTAKETYGSFPNNRGKSAFFNDRGNANRGRFEHGGFGGGGGGGGGGGGGGGGGGGGGNSRWVEESREEGDWSKPTPRNERLENELFAGSNTGINFEKYDDIPVEATGQNCPHHIDSFQDVDMGEIVMGNIALSRYTRPTPVQKYAIPIVKSKRDLMACAQTGSGKTAAFLLPILSQIYNDGPGEALNAAKASGQDNGKYGRRKHFPISLVLAPTRELALQIYDEARKFSYRSRVRPCVVYGGADIGQQIRDLERGCHLLVATPGRLVDMMERGKIGLDFCNYLVLDEADRMLDMGFEPQIRRIVEQDTMPHKGIRQTMMFSATFPKEIQILARDFLEEYIFLAVGRVGSTSENITQKVVWVEESDKRSFLLDLLSATGKDSLTLVFVETKKGADALEDFLYREGYACTSIHGDRSQRDREEALSQFRSGKCPILVATAVAARGLDISNVKHVINFDLPSDIEEYVHRIGRTGRVGNLGLATSFFNDKNGNITKDLLDILVEAKQEVPSWLESLAYEHQHKSSNRGRSKRFSGGFGARDYRQTAAGGTAGGFGGRGGRNQAAHGGTRGFGGGGFGNFYTTDAYGGNYAHSQVDWRQCVTAHVSELLANQKWGKMT; this is translated from the exons ATGAGTCATGTGGCCGTCGAAAATGTCCACGGTCTAGAGCAGCAG CTCGCTGTCCTAGACTTGAGTGCGGCAGATGGACAAGGTGGAGGCGCTAACC CAGGAAATGCCTTCGCTGCCGCTCGACAGGGTGGCTATACCATAGCGCCCGCAGCCAACT ATGGTTGGGACGGGGGGCGCAACAACTTTGTTAATGGCTACCATGACAACCGCATGGCTGGCGGCAACACGTTTAACCGTGGCCCGCCTCGCATGGAGCGGGGCAGAGGTGGCGTCGGAGGGGGTTACCGAGGCAACAGGGGCGGTGTCTTCAACCCCATCAACCCAGCACAGCCAATGGTTTTTGGTGGCTACGAAAATAAAG ATGCCGGCGGCTGGAACACAGCGAAAGAAACCTACGGCAGTTTTCCGAACAACCGTGGCAAGTCTGCATTCTTCAACGACAGAGGCAATGCTAACAGAGGGAG GTTTGAGCATGGTGGATtcggtggtggtggaggaggaggaggtggcggtggtggaggtggaggaggaggaggtggcggcgGAAACAGCCGCTGGGTGGAAGAgtccagagaggagggagactgGTCTAAACCAACACCACGTAACGAACGCCTTGAAAA TGAATTGTTCGCCGGCAGCAACACTGGGATTAACTTTGAGAAATACGATGACATTCCCGTTGAGGCCACAGGACAGAACTGCCCTCACCACATCGACAGT TTCCAAGATGTGGACATGGGAGAGATTGTCATGGGTAACATTGCCCTGAGTCGCTACACCAGACCGACCCCTGTCCAGAAATATGCCATTCCTATTGTCAAGTCCAAGCGAGACCTCATGGCATGCGCACAGACGG GTTCTGGGAAGACTGCAGCGTTCCTGCTGCCGATTCTCAGCCAGATTTACAATGATGGACCAGGAGAAGCTCTCAACGCGGCCAAAGCATCTGGACAG GACAATGGAAAGTATGGGCGCCGTAAGCACTTCCCCATCTCACTGGTGTTGGCTCCAACCAGAGAACTGGCACTGCAGATATACGATGAGGCCAGGAAG TTTTCCTACCGCTCCAGAGTGCGTCCCTGTGTGGTGTACGGAGGAGCCGACATCGGCCAGCAGATAAGAGATCTGGAGAGAGGGTGCCACCTGCTGGTCGCCACACCTGGAAGACtggtggacatgatggagaggggAAAGATTGGACTGGACTTCTGCAA CTACCTGGTCCTGGACGAGGCCGATCGCATGTTGGACATGGGATTCGAACCACAGATAAGACGCATCGTTGAACAGGACACCATGCCGCACAAGGGCATCCGACAAACCATGATGTTCAGCGCAACCTTTCCTAAAGAGATCCAG ATCCTAGCCAGGGATTTCCTGGAGGAGTACATCTTCCTGGCGGTGGGCAGAGTGGGTTCCACCTCAGAGAACATCACTCAGAAAGTGGTGTGGGTGGAGGAGAGCGACAAGAGGTCCTTCCTGTTGGACCTGCTCAGTGCCACAG GTAAGGACTCGTTGACTCTGGTATTCGTGGAGACCAAGAAGGGCGCCGACGCCTtggaggacttcctgtatcgGGAGGGCTACGCCTGCACCAGTATCCACGGCGACCGCTCCCAGAGGGACCGAGAGGAGGCCCTGAGCCAGTTCAGATCAGGGAAATGCCCCATTCTGGTGGCCACGGCG GTAGCGGCTCGCGGTCTGGACATCTCCAATGTGAAGCATGTGATTAACTTCGACCTGCCCAGCGACATAGAGGAGTATGTCCACCGTATCGGACGTACAGGACGAGTCGGAAACCTGG GACTGGCCACATCGTTCTTCAACGATAAAAATGGGAACATCACTAAAGACCTGCTGGACATCCTGGTAGAGGCCAAACAGGAAGTTCCCTCATGGCTTGAGAGCCTGGCCTATGAACACCAGCATAAGAGCAGCAACCGAGGACGCTCCAAGAG GTTCTCCGGTGGTTTTGGAGCGCGTGATTATCGTCAGACGGCCGCCGGCGGCACCGCCGGAGGGTTTGGAGGACGCGGAGGTCGCAACCAGGCAGCACATGGAGGGACCCGCGGGTTCGGAGGAG GTGGTTTCGGTAACTTCTACACCACCGACGCCTACGGAGGAAACTACGCACACTCTCAAGTTGACTG
- the LOC117742470 gene encoding ATP-dependent RNA helicase DDX3X-like isoform X2, whose amino-acid sequence MSHVAVENVHGLEQQLAVLDLSAADGQGGGANRNAFAAARQGGYTIAPAANYGWDGGRNNFVNGYHDNRMAGGNTFNRGPPRMERGRGGVGGGYRGNRGGVFNPINPAQPMVFGGYENKDAGGWNTAKETYGSFPNNRGKSAFFNDRGNANRGRFEHGGFGGGGGGGGGGGGGGGGGGGGGNSRWVEESREEGDWSKPTPRNERLENELFAGSNTGINFEKYDDIPVEATGQNCPHHIDSFQDVDMGEIVMGNIALSRYTRPTPVQKYAIPIVKSKRDLMACAQTGSGKTAAFLLPILSQIYNDGPGEALNAAKASGQDNGKYGRRKHFPISLVLAPTRELALQIYDEARKFSYRSRVRPCVVYGGADIGQQIRDLERGCHLLVATPGRLVDMMERGKIGLDFCNYLVLDEADRMLDMGFEPQIRRIVEQDTMPHKGIRQTMMFSATFPKEIQILARDFLEEYIFLAVGRVGSTSENITQKVVWVEESDKRSFLLDLLSATVIPSEVQDNTGDNIEKPGKDSLTLVFVETKKGADALEDFLYREGYACTSIHGDRSQRDREEALSQFRSGKCPILVATAVAARGLDISNVKHVINFDLPSDIEEYVHRIGRTGRVGNLGLATSFFNDKNGNITKDLLDILVEAKQEVPSWLESLAYEHQHKSSNRGRSKRFSGGFGARDYRQTAAGGTAGGFGGRGGRNQAAHGGTRGFGGGGFGNFYTTDAYGGNYAHSQVDWRQCVTAHVSELLANQKWGKMT is encoded by the exons ATGAGTCATGTGGCCGTCGAAAATGTCCACGGTCTAGAGCAGCAG CTCGCTGTCCTAGACTTGAGTGCGGCAGATGGACAAGGTGGAGGCGCTAACC GAAATGCCTTCGCTGCCGCTCGACAGGGTGGCTATACCATAGCGCCCGCAGCCAACT ATGGTTGGGACGGGGGGCGCAACAACTTTGTTAATGGCTACCATGACAACCGCATGGCTGGCGGCAACACGTTTAACCGTGGCCCGCCTCGCATGGAGCGGGGCAGAGGTGGCGTCGGAGGGGGTTACCGAGGCAACAGGGGCGGTGTCTTCAACCCCATCAACCCAGCACAGCCAATGGTTTTTGGTGGCTACGAAAATAAAG ATGCCGGCGGCTGGAACACAGCGAAAGAAACCTACGGCAGTTTTCCGAACAACCGTGGCAAGTCTGCATTCTTCAACGACAGAGGCAATGCTAACAGAGGGAG GTTTGAGCATGGTGGATtcggtggtggtggaggaggaggaggtggcggtggtggaggtggaggaggaggaggtggcggcgGAAACAGCCGCTGGGTGGAAGAgtccagagaggagggagactgGTCTAAACCAACACCACGTAACGAACGCCTTGAAAA TGAATTGTTCGCCGGCAGCAACACTGGGATTAACTTTGAGAAATACGATGACATTCCCGTTGAGGCCACAGGACAGAACTGCCCTCACCACATCGACAGT TTCCAAGATGTGGACATGGGAGAGATTGTCATGGGTAACATTGCCCTGAGTCGCTACACCAGACCGACCCCTGTCCAGAAATATGCCATTCCTATTGTCAAGTCCAAGCGAGACCTCATGGCATGCGCACAGACGG GTTCTGGGAAGACTGCAGCGTTCCTGCTGCCGATTCTCAGCCAGATTTACAATGATGGACCAGGAGAAGCTCTCAACGCGGCCAAAGCATCTGGACAG GACAATGGAAAGTATGGGCGCCGTAAGCACTTCCCCATCTCACTGGTGTTGGCTCCAACCAGAGAACTGGCACTGCAGATATACGATGAGGCCAGGAAG TTTTCCTACCGCTCCAGAGTGCGTCCCTGTGTGGTGTACGGAGGAGCCGACATCGGCCAGCAGATAAGAGATCTGGAGAGAGGGTGCCACCTGCTGGTCGCCACACCTGGAAGACtggtggacatgatggagaggggAAAGATTGGACTGGACTTCTGCAA CTACCTGGTCCTGGACGAGGCCGATCGCATGTTGGACATGGGATTCGAACCACAGATAAGACGCATCGTTGAACAGGACACCATGCCGCACAAGGGCATCCGACAAACCATGATGTTCAGCGCAACCTTTCCTAAAGAGATCCAG ATCCTAGCCAGGGATTTCCTGGAGGAGTACATCTTCCTGGCGGTGGGCAGAGTGGGTTCCACCTCAGAGAACATCACTCAGAAAGTGGTGTGGGTGGAGGAGAGCGACAAGAGGTCCTTCCTGTTGGACCTGCTCAGTGCCACAG TCATCCCCAGCGAGGTACAGGACAATACTGGAGACAACATAGAGAAACCTG GTAAGGACTCGTTGACTCTGGTATTCGTGGAGACCAAGAAGGGCGCCGACGCCTtggaggacttcctgtatcgGGAGGGCTACGCCTGCACCAGTATCCACGGCGACCGCTCCCAGAGGGACCGAGAGGAGGCCCTGAGCCAGTTCAGATCAGGGAAATGCCCCATTCTGGTGGCCACGGCG GTAGCGGCTCGCGGTCTGGACATCTCCAATGTGAAGCATGTGATTAACTTCGACCTGCCCAGCGACATAGAGGAGTATGTCCACCGTATCGGACGTACAGGACGAGTCGGAAACCTGG GACTGGCCACATCGTTCTTCAACGATAAAAATGGGAACATCACTAAAGACCTGCTGGACATCCTGGTAGAGGCCAAACAGGAAGTTCCCTCATGGCTTGAGAGCCTGGCCTATGAACACCAGCATAAGAGCAGCAACCGAGGACGCTCCAAGAG GTTCTCCGGTGGTTTTGGAGCGCGTGATTATCGTCAGACGGCCGCCGGCGGCACCGCCGGAGGGTTTGGAGGACGCGGAGGTCGCAACCAGGCAGCACATGGAGGGACCCGCGGGTTCGGAGGAG GTGGTTTCGGTAACTTCTACACCACCGACGCCTACGGAGGAAACTACGCACACTCTCAAGTTGACTG